Proteins co-encoded in one Kribbella solani genomic window:
- the hemL gene encoding glutamate-1-semialdehyde 2,1-aminomutase encodes MPDHTVQSAELFARATAVTPGGVNSPVRAFRAVGGVPRFMASGDGCHMTDVDGNRYVDLVSSWGPLLLGHAHPEVIAAVQAAVGRGTSFGTPAETEVLLGEEIVARTPVDKVRLVSSGTEATMSALRLARGFTGRAKIVKFAGCYHGHVDALLAQAGSGVLTLGIPGTPGVTEATTADTIVLPYNDQAAVTAAFAEYGDQIAAVITEASPGNMGVVPPRDNFNAFLARTCTDNGALFISDEVMTGFRITRSGWYGVDGVRPDLMTFGKVMGGGFPAAAFGGRADVMAHLAPEGSVYQAGTLSGNPIATTAGLTTLRLATDDVYAKIDETSLTIQRLVSTALDKEGVPHVISAAGNLFSVFFVKSSEEPAEIRDFAGANAQVLPRFTAFFHAMLDAGVYLPPSAFEAWFVSAVVDDDALAELESALTPAARAAAAVKD; translated from the coding sequence ATGGCATCCGGTGACGGATGTCACATGACCGACGTGGACGGCAACCGGTATGTCGACCTGGTCTCGTCCTGGGGTCCGCTGCTGCTCGGCCACGCCCACCCGGAGGTGATCGCCGCCGTCCAGGCCGCGGTCGGCCGTGGGACCTCGTTCGGTACGCCGGCCGAGACCGAGGTGCTGCTGGGTGAGGAGATCGTGGCCCGGACGCCGGTGGACAAGGTCCGGCTGGTGTCGTCCGGCACCGAGGCGACGATGTCCGCGCTCCGGCTGGCCCGCGGGTTCACCGGTCGCGCCAAGATCGTCAAGTTCGCGGGTTGCTACCACGGGCACGTGGACGCGCTCCTCGCCCAGGCCGGTTCCGGCGTACTCACGCTCGGCATTCCGGGTACGCCCGGAGTGACCGAGGCGACCACCGCCGACACGATCGTCCTTCCGTACAACGACCAGGCCGCCGTCACCGCCGCGTTCGCCGAGTACGGCGACCAGATCGCGGCCGTGATCACCGAGGCGTCGCCCGGCAACATGGGCGTGGTGCCGCCGCGGGACAACTTCAACGCGTTCCTGGCCCGGACGTGTACTGACAACGGCGCGCTGTTCATTTCCGACGAGGTGATGACCGGCTTCCGGATCACGCGCTCGGGCTGGTACGGCGTGGACGGCGTACGCCCGGACCTGATGACCTTCGGCAAGGTGATGGGCGGCGGCTTCCCGGCAGCCGCGTTCGGTGGCCGCGCCGACGTGATGGCACACCTGGCGCCGGAGGGCTCGGTCTACCAGGCCGGCACCCTGTCCGGGAACCCGATCGCCACCACCGCCGGCCTGACCACGCTCCGGCTCGCCACCGACGACGTGTACGCGAAGATCGACGAGACCTCGCTGACCATCCAGCGGCTGGTCTCGACCGCGCTGGACAAGGAAGGTGTGCCGCACGTCATCAGCGCGGCCGGGAACCTCTTCAGCGTGTTCTTCGTGAAATCTTCGGAGGAACCTGCCGAGATCCGGGACTTCGCCGGTGCGAACGCACAGGTGCTGCCCAGGTTCACGGCGTTCTTCCATGCCATGCTGGACGCCGGCGTCTACCTGCCGCCGAGCGCGTTCGAGGCCTGGTTCGTCAGCGCCGTTGTCGACGACGACGCGCTGGCCGAGCTGGAGTCCGCGCTGACACCGGCGGCCCGCGCGGCCGCCGCGGTAAAGGACTGA
- a CDS encoding cytochrome c biogenesis CcdA family protein — MGEWFAQSMTGSMLVALPIAVLAGAISFFSPCVVPLLPGYLSYVTGLSAAELGSEKRGRMLAGTALFVAGFSAVFILTGVLFGTAGNLLLDHQTAITRVLGGLTVVLGVVFLGGFGFMQRDLRVHRVPAVGIAAAPLLGVLFGFGWTPCIGPTLGTVMTLAATQGSVGRGAVLALVFSLGLGIPFIVAALAFRRMLAAVAWVRKHQLLVIRIGGVLMIVVGLLLLTGVWDAMTADLRQWVANFGSAV; from the coding sequence ATGGGTGAGTGGTTCGCCCAGTCGATGACGGGCTCGATGCTGGTGGCATTGCCGATCGCGGTGCTGGCCGGTGCGATCTCGTTCTTCTCGCCGTGCGTCGTCCCGTTGCTGCCCGGCTACCTTTCGTACGTCACCGGCCTGTCCGCGGCCGAGCTCGGCTCGGAGAAGCGCGGCCGGATGCTGGCCGGGACCGCCTTGTTCGTGGCCGGTTTCTCGGCCGTGTTCATCCTCACCGGCGTGCTCTTCGGTACGGCCGGGAACCTGCTGCTCGATCATCAGACCGCGATCACCCGGGTACTCGGCGGGCTGACCGTCGTACTCGGCGTGGTCTTCCTCGGCGGCTTCGGGTTCATGCAGCGCGACCTGCGCGTACACCGCGTCCCGGCGGTCGGGATCGCGGCCGCGCCGTTGCTCGGCGTACTGTTCGGATTCGGCTGGACGCCGTGTATCGGCCCGACGCTCGGGACCGTGATGACGCTCGCCGCCACCCAGGGCAGTGTCGGGCGCGGCGCGGTGCTGGCGCTGGTGTTCAGCCTCGGGCTGGGGATCCCGTTCATCGTGGCGGCGCTGGCGTTCCGGCGGATGCTGGCCGCGGTGGCCTGGGTACGCAAGCACCAGCTGCTGGTGATCCGGATCGGCGGCGTACTGATGATCGTGGTGGGACTGCTGTTGCTGACGGGAGTGTGGGATGCGATGACCGCGGACCTGCGGCAGTGGGTCGCCAACTTCGGATCGGCGGTCTGA
- a CDS encoding TlpA family protein disulfide reductase, whose product MRRVVLLVAGLMLAVTACSSGQQAAQNRQGQAGFVSGNGNVSVFAAADRKPAPELTGTTFDGKPWTLSDHRGKVVVLNVWGSWCPPCRKEAPDLVGAAKELGSSVQFIGLNTRDQDQAQAKKFVQEFGVPYPNLYDPSGKALLRFRGQIAPAAIPTTLVIDKSGKVAARVVGEVTKQTLVGMAKDAG is encoded by the coding sequence ATGCGTCGCGTCGTACTGCTGGTGGCGGGCCTGATGCTTGCCGTGACCGCCTGTTCGTCTGGTCAGCAGGCGGCGCAGAACCGCCAGGGCCAGGCCGGTTTCGTCAGCGGCAACGGGAACGTGTCGGTGTTCGCGGCGGCCGACCGCAAGCCGGCGCCGGAGCTGACCGGCACCACCTTCGACGGCAAGCCGTGGACACTGTCCGACCACCGCGGCAAGGTCGTCGTCCTGAACGTGTGGGGCTCGTGGTGCCCGCCGTGCCGCAAGGAAGCACCCGATCTCGTTGGTGCGGCCAAGGAACTCGGGTCCTCGGTGCAGTTCATCGGGCTGAACACCCGGGACCAGGACCAGGCGCAGGCGAAGAAGTTCGTCCAGGAGTTCGGCGTCCCGTACCCGAATCTCTACGACCCGAGCGGCAAGGCGCTGCTGCGGTTCCGCGGCCAGATCGCGCCGGCCGCGATCCCGACCACGCTGGTGATCGACAAGTCCGGCAAGGTCGCCGCGCGGGTGGTCGGCGAAGTGACGAAGCAGACGCTGGTCGGCATGGCCAAGGACGCCGGTTGA
- a CDS encoding histidine phosphatase family protein, with translation MRHGEVHNPTGVLYGRIPDFHLSELGRQMADRVAEHVKGRDIVHLVSSPLERAQETMRPIAEVFGITPDIDERVIEAANLFEGKKFGVGDGALRNPSAWWLLRNPLKPSWGEPYQQLVRRMRDAIETAREKAAGHEALIVSHQLPIWIVRSAIEGRRLPHDPRKRQCSLASLTSFTFHGDQIVSVGYSEPAKDLLPVKNPKKFVGGA, from the coding sequence ATGCGTCACGGCGAGGTGCACAACCCGACCGGAGTCCTGTACGGCCGGATCCCCGATTTCCACCTGTCCGAGCTCGGCCGGCAGATGGCCGACCGGGTCGCCGAGCACGTCAAGGGCCGCGACATCGTGCACCTGGTCAGCTCGCCGCTGGAGCGGGCCCAGGAGACGATGCGGCCGATCGCCGAGGTGTTCGGGATCACCCCGGACATCGACGAGCGGGTGATCGAGGCGGCGAACCTGTTCGAGGGCAAGAAGTTCGGCGTCGGCGACGGCGCGCTGCGGAACCCGAGTGCCTGGTGGCTGCTGCGGAACCCGCTGAAACCGTCCTGGGGTGAGCCGTACCAGCAACTCGTCCGCCGGATGCGGGACGCGATCGAGACCGCCCGCGAGAAGGCCGCCGGGCACGAGGCGCTGATCGTGTCGCACCAGCTGCCGATCTGGATTGTCCGGTCCGCGATCGAGGGCCGCCGGCTGCCGCACGACCCGCGCAAACGGCAGTGCAGCCTGGCCAGCCTCACCTCGTTCACCTTCCACGGCGACCAGATCGTGTCCGTCGGGTACTCGGAGCCGGCGAAGGACCTGTTGCCGGTCAAGAACCCGAAGAAGTTCGTCGGAGGAGCCTGA
- the resB gene encoding cytochrome c biogenesis protein ResB, producing the protein MRDRIAAASGPEEPSGPPALGLVGWLRWTWRQLTSMKTALVLLFLLALGAVPGSLVPQTPIDPIKVSDFLAAHKTLGPIYDKLGLFDVYKSAWFSAIYLLLFISLIGCVVPRLSVYFRALRARPPKPPRNLNRLPGYQRFEVDDAGDVLAVATRELKRRRFRIEAYEGAVAAERGYLREAGNLLFHFSLILALVGVAWGSLFGYRGTVLVVVGNGFSNSVAQYDDFTPGRAFSGDDDLPPFSLTVKDFEAKFQQDGPQKGAAREFKAQLAYQETPDAPEKSYDLLVNHPLKLDGSSVYLLGHGYAPRVTVKDGQGNVAFSGPAPFLPQDTNFSSFGVIKAPDARPMTLGFEGFFLPTAVIGQNGPVSVFPDSLNPELVLTGYYGRPQPETGKPESVYQLDKSKLTQFEQNKDKWRVQLAPGQSVQLPDKAGSLTFNGYSRWVKLQISHTPGTDLALAGILLAILGLMGSLFVHPRRTWVRVREQDGRTVVEVAGLDRGPERGLGDEIRAITDRLKPAGSSNEEQS; encoded by the coding sequence GTGAGGGACCGGATCGCGGCCGCCTCGGGACCGGAGGAACCGTCCGGCCCGCCGGCGCTCGGCCTCGTCGGCTGGCTGCGCTGGACCTGGCGGCAGCTCACCTCGATGAAGACCGCGCTGGTGCTGCTGTTCCTGCTCGCGCTCGGCGCGGTGCCCGGATCGCTGGTACCGCAGACGCCGATCGACCCGATCAAGGTGTCCGACTTCCTCGCCGCGCACAAGACGCTCGGCCCGATCTACGACAAGCTCGGGCTGTTCGACGTCTACAAGTCCGCCTGGTTCTCGGCGATCTACCTGCTGCTGTTCATCTCGCTGATCGGCTGTGTCGTACCGCGGCTCTCGGTGTACTTCCGCGCGTTGCGGGCCCGCCCGCCGAAACCCCCGCGGAACCTGAACCGCCTGCCCGGCTACCAGCGCTTCGAAGTTGACGACGCCGGTGACGTACTCGCCGTCGCCACCCGTGAGCTCAAGCGGCGCCGGTTCCGGATCGAGGCGTACGAGGGCGCGGTCGCGGCCGAGCGTGGGTACCTGCGCGAGGCCGGCAACCTGCTCTTCCACTTCTCGCTGATCCTGGCTCTGGTCGGCGTCGCCTGGGGATCGCTGTTCGGCTACCGCGGCACCGTACTCGTTGTCGTAGGCAACGGATTCTCCAACTCGGTGGCGCAGTACGACGACTTCACCCCCGGCCGCGCGTTCAGCGGTGACGACGATCTGCCGCCGTTCTCGCTGACGGTGAAGGACTTCGAGGCGAAGTTCCAGCAGGACGGTCCGCAGAAGGGCGCGGCCCGTGAGTTCAAGGCCCAGCTGGCGTACCAGGAAACGCCGGACGCGCCGGAGAAGTCGTACGACCTGCTGGTGAACCATCCGCTGAAGCTGGACGGCAGCAGCGTGTACCTGCTCGGCCACGGGTACGCGCCGCGGGTCACGGTGAAGGACGGACAGGGCAACGTCGCGTTCTCCGGCCCGGCGCCGTTCCTGCCGCAGGACACGAACTTCTCCTCGTTCGGCGTGATCAAGGCCCCGGACGCGCGGCCGATGACGCTCGGGTTCGAGGGCTTCTTCCTGCCGACCGCGGTGATCGGCCAGAACGGTCCGGTGTCGGTGTTCCCCGACTCGCTGAACCCGGAGCTGGTGCTGACCGGGTACTACGGCCGGCCGCAGCCGGAGACCGGGAAGCCGGAGTCGGTGTACCAGCTGGACAAGTCGAAGCTGACTCAGTTCGAGCAGAACAAGGACAAGTGGCGCGTCCAGCTCGCGCCCGGGCAGAGCGTGCAGCTGCCGGACAAGGCCGGGTCGCTCACCTTCAACGGCTACAGCCGCTGGGTGAAGCTGCAGATCAGCCACACTCCGGGTACGGACCTCGCGCTGGCGGGCATCCTGCTGGCGATCCTCGGCCTGATGGGTTCGCTGTTCGTGCATCCACGGCGTACCTGGGTGCGGGTCCGCGAGCAGGACGGGCGTACCGTGGTCGAGGTCGCCGGCCTGGACCGCGGGCCCGAACGCGGGCTCGGTGACGAGATCCGGGCCATTACCGACCGATTGAAGCCTGCCGGCTCGAGCAACGAGGAGCAGTCATGA